The following coding sequences are from one Lolium rigidum isolate FL_2022 chromosome 6, APGP_CSIRO_Lrig_0.1, whole genome shotgun sequence window:
- the LOC124667129 gene encoding uncharacterized protein LOC124667129 isoform X2 — protein sequence MFDEMSGCLKSTTSCVLQVTVTHLIHPEEVLHQVFDVYGVTELCVLQRSTYLEVFVEFQSGLEAGQAQRALHGRCIYDGCCLLDIQHASPSISVITLDNSRPMVVDWDQVEVTPADVASVTCNLASSTPLTIHSGSAKESTPVVLEDASPMHHPAPDDRKQAPAKNELSSAVEVIDRTPERTRNGEMLRRFVKWVSRVRIGRRPVRWELRTKFRNSATMPSTPPVPPRPPDQPVYHLDICSPPRTPSPPDRPDQPPRIEFCSAHMVLECPIAHMPQFNLEQHMHGDIIISSKDTKLVGIKEMHISQPFVDACWIEGYGWRPPELLLANQCLPCCASTAFLFQNGSLENVHLTIRQWDPGILGILSKGFLSFIRKVPGCSLCAWRSYQLLALHLMGAHAQLSACALKIFGSQVVMRFSRENFDTATKNMLTRKHQDYVNWASMTHIKMVKSVQLLYFERKKICHDAFVPAGAELLPHERSPSPSAIRVAQLANHGVDYNIFQLIVTCGDVNVAQNMHFLTACRPIEEQNGLLHKLLGQNVILTEDKIHMTGPNKELNCGNSVIVSTTVRANASIEQITHVFVVLPKLLLPLQQPQGLYPFTIPELHDVPCVEVLEAHLQWYPGGF from the exons ATGTTTGACGAAATGTCTGGGTGCCTGAAGTCAACTACCAGCTGTGTCCTGCAAGTGACTGTCACTCATCTGATCCACCCGGAAGAGGTGCTTCACCAGGTTTTTGATGTGTATGGCGTGACCGAGTTGTGTGTGCTGCAGAGATCCACTTATCTGGAGGTGTTTGTAGAGTTTCAGTCCGGGCTCGAGGCAGGCCAGGCTCAAAGGGCTCTGCATGGACGATGCATCTATGATGGTTGCTGCCTCCTCGACATCCAGCACGCATCACCGTCCATCTCTGTAATCACGCTGGACAACTCAAGACCAATGGTTGTTGACTGGGATCAAGTTGAAGTGACACCAGCGGATGTTGCATCGGTGACATGCAACCTGGCATCTTCAACACCACTAACTATACATTCTGGCAGCGCAAAGGAGTCCACACCAGTAGTCCTTGAAGATGCCAGTCCCATGCACCACCCTG CACCAGATGACAGGAAGCAAGCGCCAGCGAAAAATGAGTTATCCAGTGCAGTAGAGGTAATtgacagaacacccgagaggacaAGAAATGGGGAGATGCTTCGCAGATTTGTCAAGTGGGTATCTCGAGTACGTATTGGACGACGTCCTGTGCGCTGGGAACTGAGGACTAAGTTCCGCAACTCTGCAACCATGCCATCAACACCTCCCGTGCCGCCACGGCCGCCCGATCAGCCTGTCTATCACTTGGATATTTGTTCACCCCCTCGGACACCTTCTCCACCTGATCGTCCAGATCAACCTCCACGTATTGAGTTTTGTTCTGCACATATGGTGCTTGAGTGTCCTATTGCACATATGCCACAGTTCAATTTAGAGCAGCACATGCATGGAGACATCATTATTTCTTCTAAAGATACGAAGTTGGTGGGCATCAAGGAAATGCACATTTCTCAACCATTTGTTGACGCTTGTTGGATAGAAGGCTATGGATGGCGTCCACCTGAGCTGCTTCTTGCAAATCAATGTTTGCCGTGTTGTGCCTCAACTGCTTTCTTATTCCAAAATGGGAGTCTAGAGAACGTCCATTTAACCATAAGACAGTGGGATCCAGGCATTTTGGGGATTCTTTCCAAGGGGTTTCTGTCATTTATTCGCAAAGTTCCAGGCTGCAGTCTCTGCGCATGGAGATCCTATCAGTTGTTAGCTCTTCACTTGATGGGTGCACATGCACAACTGTCTGCATGCGCCCTAAAGATATTTGGGTCACAGGTGGTTATGAGATTTTCTAGAGAAAATTTTGATACTGCAACTAAGAATATGCTCACCAGAAAGCATCAGGATTATGTCAACTGGGCATCAATGACCCACATTAAAATGGTAAAGTCAGTTCAACTTCTCTACtttgagagaaagaaaatatgtcATGATGCATTTGTACCAGCTGGAGCAGAATTATTACCTCATGAGAGATCTCCTAGTCCTAGTGCAATACGAGTAGCACAACTTGCCAACCATGGTGTGGATTATAATATCTTTCAACTGATTGTTACTTGCGGAGATGTAAACGTTGCCCAAAACATGCATTTCCTTACTGCTTGTCGGCCAATTGAAGAACAAAATGGTCTTCTCCATAAGCTGCTGGGTCAGAACGTGATCTTGACCGAAGACAAGATACACATGACAGGCCCAAACAAGGAGTTGAACTGTGGTAATTCAGTCATTGTGTCTACAACTGTGAGAGCCAATGCAAGTATAGAGCAGATCACTCATGTGTTTGTGGTACTTCCTAAATTGCTGCTGCCACTTCAACAACCACAAGGGCTTTATCCTTTTACTATTCCTGAACTTCATGATGTGCCTTGTGTCGAGGTCTTGGAAGCACACCTACAGTGGTATCCAGGTGGGTTCTAA
- the LOC124667129 gene encoding uncharacterized protein LOC124667129 isoform X1, with amino-acid sequence MFDEMSGCLKSTTSCVLQVTVTHLIHPEEVLHQVFDVYGVTELCVLQRSTYLEVFVEFQSGLEAGQAQRALHGRCIYDGCCLLDIQHASPSISVITLDNSRPMVVDWDQVEVTPADVASVTCNLASSTPLTIHSGSAKESTPVVLEDASPMHHPVSLVAAATNQLLDRRPVTPDDRKQAPAKNELSSAVEVIDRTPERTRNGEMLRRFVKWVSRVRIGRRPVRWELRTKFRNSATMPSTPPVPPRPPDQPVYHLDICSPPRTPSPPDRPDQPPRIEFCSAHMVLECPIAHMPQFNLEQHMHGDIIISSKDTKLVGIKEMHISQPFVDACWIEGYGWRPPELLLANQCLPCCASTAFLFQNGSLENVHLTIRQWDPGILGILSKGFLSFIRKVPGCSLCAWRSYQLLALHLMGAHAQLSACALKIFGSQVVMRFSRENFDTATKNMLTRKHQDYVNWASMTHIKMVKSVQLLYFERKKICHDAFVPAGAELLPHERSPSPSAIRVAQLANHGVDYNIFQLIVTCGDVNVAQNMHFLTACRPIEEQNGLLHKLLGQNVILTEDKIHMTGPNKELNCGNSVIVSTTVRANASIEQITHVFVVLPKLLLPLQQPQGLYPFTIPELHDVPCVEVLEAHLQWYPGGF; translated from the coding sequence ATGTTTGACGAAATGTCTGGGTGCCTGAAGTCAACTACCAGCTGTGTCCTGCAAGTGACTGTCACTCATCTGATCCACCCGGAAGAGGTGCTTCACCAGGTTTTTGATGTGTATGGCGTGACCGAGTTGTGTGTGCTGCAGAGATCCACTTATCTGGAGGTGTTTGTAGAGTTTCAGTCCGGGCTCGAGGCAGGCCAGGCTCAAAGGGCTCTGCATGGACGATGCATCTATGATGGTTGCTGCCTCCTCGACATCCAGCACGCATCACCGTCCATCTCTGTAATCACGCTGGACAACTCAAGACCAATGGTTGTTGACTGGGATCAAGTTGAAGTGACACCAGCGGATGTTGCATCGGTGACATGCAACCTGGCATCTTCAACACCACTAACTATACATTCTGGCAGCGCAAAGGAGTCCACACCAGTAGTCCTTGAAGATGCCAGTCCCATGCACCACCCTGTGTCGCTGGTAGCAGCAGCCACCAACCAGTTGCTCGACAGAAGGCCAGTTACACCAGATGACAGGAAGCAAGCGCCAGCGAAAAATGAGTTATCCAGTGCAGTAGAGGTAATtgacagaacacccgagaggacaAGAAATGGGGAGATGCTTCGCAGATTTGTCAAGTGGGTATCTCGAGTACGTATTGGACGACGTCCTGTGCGCTGGGAACTGAGGACTAAGTTCCGCAACTCTGCAACCATGCCATCAACACCTCCCGTGCCGCCACGGCCGCCCGATCAGCCTGTCTATCACTTGGATATTTGTTCACCCCCTCGGACACCTTCTCCACCTGATCGTCCAGATCAACCTCCACGTATTGAGTTTTGTTCTGCACATATGGTGCTTGAGTGTCCTATTGCACATATGCCACAGTTCAATTTAGAGCAGCACATGCATGGAGACATCATTATTTCTTCTAAAGATACGAAGTTGGTGGGCATCAAGGAAATGCACATTTCTCAACCATTTGTTGACGCTTGTTGGATAGAAGGCTATGGATGGCGTCCACCTGAGCTGCTTCTTGCAAATCAATGTTTGCCGTGTTGTGCCTCAACTGCTTTCTTATTCCAAAATGGGAGTCTAGAGAACGTCCATTTAACCATAAGACAGTGGGATCCAGGCATTTTGGGGATTCTTTCCAAGGGGTTTCTGTCATTTATTCGCAAAGTTCCAGGCTGCAGTCTCTGCGCATGGAGATCCTATCAGTTGTTAGCTCTTCACTTGATGGGTGCACATGCACAACTGTCTGCATGCGCCCTAAAGATATTTGGGTCACAGGTGGTTATGAGATTTTCTAGAGAAAATTTTGATACTGCAACTAAGAATATGCTCACCAGAAAGCATCAGGATTATGTCAACTGGGCATCAATGACCCACATTAAAATGGTAAAGTCAGTTCAACTTCTCTACtttgagagaaagaaaatatgtcATGATGCATTTGTACCAGCTGGAGCAGAATTATTACCTCATGAGAGATCTCCTAGTCCTAGTGCAATACGAGTAGCACAACTTGCCAACCATGGTGTGGATTATAATATCTTTCAACTGATTGTTACTTGCGGAGATGTAAACGTTGCCCAAAACATGCATTTCCTTACTGCTTGTCGGCCAATTGAAGAACAAAATGGTCTTCTCCATAAGCTGCTGGGTCAGAACGTGATCTTGACCGAAGACAAGATACACATGACAGGCCCAAACAAGGAGTTGAACTGTGGTAATTCAGTCATTGTGTCTACAACTGTGAGAGCCAATGCAAGTATAGAGCAGATCACTCATGTGTTTGTGGTACTTCCTAAATTGCTGCTGCCACTTCAACAACCACAAGGGCTTTATCCTTTTACTATTCCTGAACTTCATGATGTGCCTTGTGTCGAGGTCTTGGAAGCACACCTACAGTGGTATCCAGGTGGGTTCTAA